From the genome of Lentisphaera araneosa HTCC2155, one region includes:
- a CDS encoding PQQ-dependent sugar dehydrogenase, protein MSPKNVITVIFCVISFLGSGIVLGQDKLKWDNSALDGAGMPGLKYQAVSFFKGNYLFKGALDVIPYQNNSDEAELLILGHRGKIWSVPAHGLEDRVERHLVTDIKSHFKDMGQGKSSKHFQLLSGVLDRDWPKIPHLYLAVHQQNGLDGRCLIVRYKVTMESGFSLEGKPEIVYSWKTITHNGCDLKWGPKDGFLYISAGDGSVQRDPGKVGQQVNVVRGSILRLDVHSKPEPGRNYTVPGDNPFVGMDGVLPEIWAYGLRNPWRMCFHPVSEELWAADNGEDLWEMLYCVKRGSNAGWSSYEGYQPFHRDLALGGPNTQHTLPRLAQPHTELRSIIGGVFYRGKKFPELAGHYIYGCSITREIWAVAYDARKDTLGKPFRIAKITYGTLTSICEDHQQELLLLSLSGSIETLSRREGEQRTRPWPKTLAETGLFNHVASQKPSEGVMEYKVQAEAWADGASARRFLALPKSQITKRGGNRYYSSLWINEGGALVKTFYLDGAPVETQVLYNSGTWQGYTYKWDSEGKTASLVPEQGETVQVKRDSGKTQIWRFPSRSECMICHTQHSLFGIAFTAPQLNRTDPQGLQQLDEWLKTKVLKNNNDLKKRREVRLADPYDPKSGTLEERARAYLHINCAHCHHKTGMGGRAAMELEYHVPLAETGLIGGAPKIGLLGKAEAKLIVPGNAELSELLGRMNRRGAGQMPLFGSHEVDEAGVALIRDWINSLPKCEPPMNFNKNKVHP, encoded by the coding sequence ATGAGCCCTAAAAATGTAATCACAGTTATATTTTGTGTCATCAGTTTTCTGGGCTCAGGTATCGTTTTAGGACAAGATAAGCTTAAGTGGGATAATTCCGCTTTGGACGGAGCAGGTATGCCAGGTTTAAAGTATCAGGCGGTCTCCTTCTTTAAGGGTAATTATCTCTTTAAGGGTGCACTGGACGTGATTCCCTATCAGAATAATAGCGATGAAGCGGAATTGTTGATTCTAGGGCACAGGGGTAAGATCTGGTCGGTACCGGCTCATGGCCTAGAGGACCGTGTTGAGCGCCATCTGGTGACGGATATAAAATCGCATTTTAAAGATATGGGGCAGGGTAAAAGTTCTAAACACTTTCAATTATTGAGTGGAGTACTTGATCGAGACTGGCCCAAAATCCCCCATTTGTACTTGGCAGTTCATCAGCAGAACGGTTTAGATGGACGCTGCTTGATCGTGCGCTACAAAGTGACAATGGAGTCTGGATTTAGCCTAGAGGGAAAACCTGAAATCGTTTATAGTTGGAAGACTATTACTCATAATGGCTGTGATCTGAAGTGGGGTCCCAAAGACGGTTTTCTTTACATCTCTGCCGGGGATGGATCAGTCCAACGCGATCCGGGTAAAGTGGGGCAGCAGGTTAACGTGGTTAGGGGATCTATTTTACGTCTTGATGTGCACAGCAAGCCTGAGCCGGGACGTAATTATACAGTACCTGGCGATAATCCCTTTGTGGGAATGGACGGTGTTTTACCTGAAATATGGGCCTACGGCCTGCGCAACCCCTGGCGCATGTGTTTTCATCCCGTCAGTGAGGAACTGTGGGCAGCTGATAATGGCGAAGATCTCTGGGAGATGCTGTATTGTGTGAAGCGAGGTTCCAATGCCGGTTGGTCCTCTTACGAAGGTTATCAGCCTTTTCATCGTGACTTAGCCTTAGGTGGACCCAATACTCAACATACACTTCCCAGGCTGGCACAGCCCCATACGGAATTGCGCTCAATTATTGGTGGTGTTTTCTATCGAGGTAAAAAATTTCCTGAACTCGCGGGGCACTACATCTATGGCTGTTCTATAACCCGAGAGATTTGGGCCGTGGCTTATGATGCCCGTAAAGACACACTGGGGAAGCCCTTTCGAATTGCTAAAATTACTTACGGGACATTGACCTCAATATGTGAGGATCACCAACAAGAGTTATTACTGCTTTCCTTATCTGGCAGCATAGAAACTTTATCCCGACGTGAAGGTGAACAAAGAACTCGTCCCTGGCCAAAGACTTTAGCTGAGACAGGTCTGTTTAATCATGTCGCTTCACAAAAACCGTCTGAAGGCGTAATGGAATACAAGGTGCAGGCGGAGGCTTGGGCTGATGGCGCCAGTGCCCGTCGTTTTCTAGCTCTTCCCAAGAGTCAAATCACGAAGAGAGGGGGTAATCGTTATTACAGTAGTCTATGGATCAACGAAGGAGGAGCACTGGTAAAAACATTTTATTTAGATGGGGCACCTGTGGAGACTCAGGTTCTTTACAATAGTGGAACCTGGCAGGGATATACTTATAAGTGGGATTCTGAAGGCAAGACGGCAAGCCTGGTTCCGGAACAGGGCGAAACGGTACAAGTCAAACGCGACTCAGGGAAAACACAAATCTGGCGTTTTCCCTCTCGCTCAGAATGTATGATTTGCCACACTCAACACAGCCTCTTTGGCATTGCTTTCACAGCTCCGCAACTCAATAGAACTGACCCACAGGGGCTTCAGCAACTTGACGAATGGCTGAAAACAAAAGTTTTGAAAAATAACAATGACTTAAAAAAGCGGCGGGAAGTGAGGCTTGCGGATCCTTACGATCCCAAGAGCGGAACTTTGGAAGAGCGGGCACGGGCTTACCTGCACATAAATTGTGCCCATTGTCACCACAAGACGGGAATGGGGGGACGCGCAGCAATGGAATTGGAATACCATGTGCCATTGGCAGAAACAGGTTTGATTGGTGGAGCACCGAAGATTGGCTTGCTTGGCAAAGCAGAGGCCAAACTGATTGTTCCGGGTAATGCCGAGCTATCTGAACTTTTGGGACGTATGAATCGGCGCGGTGCAGGGCAGATGCCCCTATTTGGTTCCCACGAAGTTGATGAAGCCGGTGTGGCCCTTATCCGTGACTGGATCAACTCACTGCCTAAGTGTGAGCCACCTATGAATTTCAACAAAAATAAAGTACATCCATAG
- a CDS encoding sulfatase family protein, whose protein sequence is MYKTSTKLITLLCCVVSFLTHAQDKPNVVFILSDDHGWMDYSFMGHPHVKTPHIDRLAGEGLVYDRGYDTASMCRPSLASIVTGLYPHQTAVRGNHSIPAKYIEAFKTMDKKEARTLTRKHAQLMTASLKNAPSMVKQLNDNGYATFKAGKWWEGNPLDHGFEGTYSNQIGRKTMKPIHDFVNKAQEDNRPFFIWYGVFLPHTPHNAPDRLYNKYKDLAPNESTARYWANIAWLDETCGQLVSFLKEKDLYDNTLFVYASDNGWLPDPKEVGGYIRSKKEAVEIGIRTPIFLTHKNRIAPQRDKETLASAIDIAPTILKACGIEPDKAMSGLDLRKPELLAKRGSIFVDIYDRDINIEEVGDLHSDILARVVVNGWYKLIARPDSYELYDLKNDPDDRKDISAKYPEKVKELSTLMDQWLQETPMVF, encoded by the coding sequence ATGTATAAAACCTCCACTAAATTAATCACCTTGCTGTGTTGTGTCGTCAGCTTTTTGACTCATGCTCAGGATAAACCCAATGTCGTTTTTATTTTGAGCGATGATCACGGCTGGATGGATTACAGCTTCATGGGACACCCACACGTTAAAACTCCTCACATAGACCGCTTAGCGGGTGAAGGCCTTGTCTATGATCGAGGTTATGATACAGCGTCCATGTGCCGTCCATCACTGGCGAGTATTGTGACGGGACTTTACCCGCATCAAACAGCAGTAAGAGGCAATCATTCCATACCGGCAAAATATATTGAAGCTTTTAAAACGATGGATAAAAAGGAGGCTAGAACACTAACTCGCAAGCATGCTCAGCTTATGACGGCTTCGCTTAAAAATGCTCCTTCCATGGTAAAGCAATTAAATGATAATGGCTATGCAACCTTCAAGGCAGGCAAATGGTGGGAGGGAAATCCCCTTGATCACGGTTTTGAGGGCACTTACAGCAATCAGATTGGCCGTAAAACCATGAAGCCGATTCACGATTTCGTAAATAAGGCTCAAGAGGACAATAGACCTTTCTTTATTTGGTACGGTGTTTTCCTGCCGCATACACCCCATAATGCTCCGGATCGTCTTTATAACAAATACAAAGATCTGGCCCCCAATGAATCCACTGCACGCTATTGGGCGAATATTGCCTGGCTTGACGAGACCTGTGGCCAACTGGTGAGTTTCCTAAAAGAAAAGGATCTTTACGACAATACACTTTTTGTTTATGCCAGTGATAATGGTTGGCTGCCGGACCCTAAAGAAGTCGGTGGTTATATACGTTCGAAAAAAGAAGCTGTTGAAATAGGTATACGTACGCCAATTTTTTTAACCCACAAGAATAGGATTGCTCCCCAACGCGATAAAGAAACATTGGCCAGCGCTATTGATATAGCTCCAACTATTTTGAAAGCTTGTGGTATAGAGCCGGATAAAGCTATGTCCGGGCTGGATTTGAGAAAACCTGAGCTCCTGGCCAAGCGTGGCAGTATCTTTGTCGACATCTATGATCGCGATATCAATATCGAGGAGGTCGGAGATTTACATAGTGATATACTCGCCCGTGTTGTGGTCAATGGTTGGTATAAACTCATTGCTCGCCCGGATAGCTACGAACTCTACGATTTAAAAAATGATCCAGATGACCGCAAGGATATCTCTGCTAAATACCCCGAAAAGGTAAAGGAACTCTCTACTTTGATGGATCAGTGGCTGCAAGAAACTCCCATGGTTTTTTAG
- a CDS encoding sulfatase, giving the protein MKRLLSFLLLGVAANSFLASLDLAADQSSKQPNIIFILADDLGWSDTSLYGTTKLYQTPNIERLAKRGMTFSRAYSDSPLCSPTRASILTGQIPLRHGSTRPEHHTKAVRMAPTYKNNTPASNKVISVNTATRLDNKLPTLGKLIKNAGYTTGHFGKWHLGPKPYSPLEHGFDVDIPNHPGPGPAGSYVAPWRFKNFKANSPKEHIEDRMAEEAIAWMKSVKDKGPFFMNYWMFSVHGPWNAKQDLVEKYKKLIQPGDRQQSAIYAAMIESMDDAVGSLLNAVDEAGIADETVIIFVSDNGGNMYSKIDGVFPTDNYPLRGGKASMCEGGIRVPCVISWPGVTQDETRSEELIQTSDFYPTILNQLGIEIPVDHKVDGIDISPALAGKKLNRKGIVNYFPFPAMVPDWVPSSISLHSGDWKLLRLFHQGENGAHAYNLYNLAEDIGEKNDLADKYPERVKEMDRIIEAVIQDTGGLVPKPNPNFDPAQYRPQQIGKPTEEFMKKHWKTSKKK; this is encoded by the coding sequence ATGAAGCGTTTACTATCATTTCTTTTACTTGGAGTTGCGGCTAATAGCTTTTTAGCAAGTTTAGATTTAGCTGCGGATCAGAGCAGCAAGCAACCCAATATCATCTTTATTTTGGCGGATGATTTAGGCTGGTCAGATACAAGTCTTTATGGTACTACCAAGCTCTATCAGACTCCGAATATTGAGCGTCTGGCAAAGCGGGGGATGACTTTTAGTCGTGCTTATTCGGATAGTCCACTTTGTTCTCCAACTCGGGCGAGCATACTGACGGGGCAAATCCCCTTACGTCACGGATCGACTAGGCCCGAGCACCATACGAAGGCCGTTCGCATGGCCCCCACTTATAAAAATAATACCCCTGCGAGTAATAAAGTAATCTCAGTAAACACGGCAACACGTCTCGACAATAAATTGCCAACTCTGGGGAAACTCATTAAAAATGCCGGGTATACTACGGGTCATTTTGGTAAATGGCACTTAGGCCCTAAGCCTTATTCCCCTCTAGAACATGGCTTTGATGTAGATATACCAAATCATCCAGGTCCAGGTCCTGCAGGTTCATATGTGGCACCATGGAGGTTTAAAAATTTTAAAGCTAATTCCCCAAAAGAGCATATTGAAGATCGCATGGCTGAGGAGGCGATCGCCTGGATGAAATCAGTAAAAGATAAAGGTCCATTCTTTATGAATTACTGGATGTTCTCAGTGCATGGTCCATGGAATGCAAAGCAGGACTTGGTCGAAAAATACAAAAAATTGATTCAGCCTGGCGATAGGCAGCAATCGGCTATTTATGCCGCGATGATTGAATCCATGGATGACGCTGTCGGTTCTTTACTTAACGCGGTAGATGAAGCTGGAATTGCCGATGAAACAGTGATTATATTTGTCTCCGATAATGGTGGCAATATGTATAGTAAAATCGATGGCGTTTTTCCGACGGATAATTACCCCCTGCGTGGTGGTAAAGCATCCATGTGTGAAGGTGGAATTCGCGTTCCCTGTGTTATCTCTTGGCCGGGTGTTACCCAAGACGAAACCCGCTCTGAAGAACTTATTCAGACCTCAGACTTTTATCCGACAATCCTCAATCAATTGGGAATTGAGATCCCAGTTGATCATAAGGTTGATGGTATTGATATAAGTCCGGCCTTAGCTGGTAAAAAGCTCAATCGCAAGGGCATTGTAAACTACTTTCCTTTTCCTGCTATGGTTCCGGATTGGGTGCCATCATCCATATCCCTCCATTCAGGGGACTGGAAACTGCTTCGCCTTTTCCATCAGGGCGAAAATGGCGCTCACGCTTATAATCTTTATAATCTCGCTGAAGACATCGGTGAAAAGAATGACCTGGCTGATAAATACCCCGAAAGAGTGAAAGAAATGGACCGCATCATAGAGGCGGTGATCCAGGATACGGGAGGACTTGTTCCTAAGCCAAACCCAAATTTCGACCCGGCGCAATATCGCCCGCAACAGATTGGCAAACCCACTGAGGAATTCATGAAGAAACACTGGAAGACCAGTAAGAAGAAATAA
- a CDS encoding arylsulfatase produces MKSSIIFKLAVFVYLCTFSLLSAQDKPNIILIYADDLGKGMLSHYGQKHLSTPHIDSIAQEGIEFKRYYGSTFCAPARYTLLTGMHDGHKGAGSHTPGGFIKKLDAKHPKENDWQQAYDAYINSRKKEVSIPPHEVFLANIAQQAGYKTAQFGKLDIGFLTWNERVQRLGWDYHLGFYDHGRAHGFYPMYLWKNGKKTPLKGNTNPSAGKASERGNEPVGSHGTTYSQDIFIDGMLSFIRENKNDPFFLYHSTQLPHGPVAVNALHPEVANNNELTLSEKKYASMIKILDHHVGLILKELKEQGLEENTIIFFTSDNGHETYYENKNKLLPKRTKTQLADGTPANYTDKKWRSNNGGDIFNGAAGMANLKWSNFEGGVHCPMFVKWPGKIKAGGQTEHLACHYDFMASMAAILGQSIPKGKNSLSYLPVLLGGKNQQKHDWIFINGSKRTYGTLITKDHWKLIKLKDSFQLYSLKDDFLEEKNVADQHPELLKKLITIFNQQKDKERTDL; encoded by the coding sequence ATGAAAAGCTCAATAATTTTTAAGCTGGCAGTTTTTGTCTATCTGTGCACCTTTTCTCTGCTTTCAGCGCAGGACAAACCCAATATCATTTTGATTTATGCCGACGACCTCGGAAAAGGAATGTTAAGTCACTATGGACAAAAACACCTAAGTACGCCTCATATCGACTCTATAGCTCAAGAGGGCATAGAGTTTAAACGTTACTATGGCAGTACTTTTTGTGCTCCGGCTCGTTATACTTTGCTCACAGGAATGCACGATGGTCACAAAGGGGCTGGTTCACACACCCCTGGAGGCTTTATTAAAAAATTGGATGCTAAACACCCCAAGGAAAATGACTGGCAACAGGCCTACGACGCCTACATTAATTCACGTAAAAAAGAAGTTTCAATTCCGCCGCATGAAGTTTTTCTGGCCAATATTGCCCAGCAGGCCGGCTACAAAACGGCCCAATTCGGCAAGCTTGATATTGGCTTTTTGACTTGGAATGAGCGTGTTCAAAGGCTCGGTTGGGATTATCATTTAGGTTTTTATGATCACGGTCGAGCTCACGGTTTTTATCCCATGTACTTGTGGAAAAATGGCAAGAAAACCCCTTTAAAGGGCAACACTAATCCAAGTGCAGGTAAAGCCAGTGAAAGAGGCAATGAGCCAGTGGGCAGTCACGGGACGACTTATTCCCAGGACATTTTTATCGATGGTATGCTGAGTTTTATACGCGAAAATAAAAATGACCCCTTCTTTCTTTATCATTCCACTCAACTGCCTCATGGTCCTGTAGCCGTAAATGCCCTGCATCCTGAAGTGGCTAATAATAATGAGCTCACTCTTTCGGAAAAAAAGTATGCTTCCATGATTAAAATTCTGGATCATCATGTGGGCTTAATCCTCAAGGAACTTAAAGAGCAGGGACTTGAAGAGAATACGATTATTTTCTTTACTTCTGATAATGGCCATGAAACCTACTATGAAAATAAGAATAAGCTCCTGCCAAAAAGAACTAAAACTCAGTTGGCAGATGGTACACCGGCAAATTACACCGATAAAAAATGGCGCAGCAATAATGGCGGCGATATTTTCAATGGCGCCGCCGGCATGGCCAATTTAAAATGGAGTAATTTCGAGGGTGGGGTTCACTGCCCCATGTTTGTGAAGTGGCCGGGAAAGATTAAAGCCGGTGGTCAAACAGAACATTTGGCCTGTCATTATGATTTTATGGCAAGCATGGCAGCTATACTTGGGCAATCAATTCCCAAGGGTAAAAATAGCCTCTCTTATTTACCGGTTTTATTGGGAGGGAAAAATCAACAAAAGCACGATTGGATTTTCATCAATGGCAGTAAAAGAACCTATGGCACGCTGATTACCAAGGATCATTGGAAGCTCATTAAACTCAAGGATTCCTTTCAGCTCTATAGCCTTAAAGATGATTTTCTCGAAGAAAAAAATGTCGCCGATCAGCACCCTGAATTATTAAAAAAACTCATTACGATTTTTAATCAACAGAAAGATAAAGAAAGAACTGACCTTTAG
- a CDS encoding EF-hand domain-containing protein gives MVCKFTLTLSMAFITNLVTVNAAEKAKKSPEVIANILEVHDDHLLVETSKGKKAHKKIRLDENSQIIYVGFDGQKEDINTACTIRASVQGDTVKKMYLTPPIEKQFLDPTPEMLKMTMSELFQLADININGRVSYVELTEKIKAHAPKHGASNFYKKLDLDKSGALNEQEFELAVVNSLWWRMSRKSPEEMFNAADKDNNQILSKEEFEVFRDVKAHLNALLARADKNKSGDVDLNEAKIHVNELIYPSQQVLAQELQKQQNL, from the coding sequence TTGGTATGTAAATTCACCTTAACACTTTCAATGGCATTTATTACGAATTTAGTGACTGTAAATGCGGCTGAAAAAGCAAAGAAAAGCCCGGAAGTCATTGCCAATATTTTGGAAGTTCATGATGATCATTTACTGGTTGAGACTAGCAAAGGCAAAAAGGCGCATAAAAAAATCCGGCTTGATGAAAATAGCCAAATTATTTATGTAGGCTTTGATGGACAGAAAGAAGATATTAATACCGCTTGCACTATAAGGGCTTCAGTACAGGGAGATACAGTTAAAAAAATGTATTTAACTCCGCCCATTGAAAAACAGTTTCTGGACCCCACTCCGGAAATGTTGAAGATGACTATGAGTGAACTATTTCAACTGGCCGACATAAACATAAATGGTCGTGTTTCCTATGTGGAATTAACGGAGAAAATCAAAGCTCATGCTCCCAAGCATGGGGCAAGCAACTTCTATAAAAAACTTGACCTGGATAAGTCAGGAGCTCTCAATGAACAGGAATTTGAGCTGGCGGTAGTCAATTCCTTATGGTGGCGGATGTCTAGAAAGAGTCCTGAAGAAATGTTTAACGCCGCCGATAAGGATAATAATCAGATACTCTCCAAAGAGGAATTCGAAGTATTTAGAGATGTTAAAGCTCACTTAAACGCCTTGTTGGCAAGGGCGGATAAAAATAAATCCGGTGATGTGGATTTAAATGAAGCCAAAATTCATGTCAATGAACTGATTTATCCAAGCCAGCAAGTCCTTGCGCAAGAGCTGCAAAAGCAACAAAATCTTTAA
- a CDS encoding DUF1592 domain-containing protein: MKKFLISLSLLGTYSLQAEKAALPEKNFDFLANYCLNCHGEEKEEGNVNLEDLDFNIQTLQGAETWQKVLNALNSGEMPPEDKKQPKSHEKADFLDDLSKTMVTARKALSDSGGKITMKRLNRREYQNTIKELTGATVDVDTLPTDESAGRFDTVGSSQFISSDQFETYLKLGRSAIDEMFLRQSVAQEKSKLYRVEPEKVFNPQIDKFIQSKEKTYAQFRKWQKVVDELAKAPENKEIVENIYKQKPKNKKLPREYDLYHSAHKLKGAPNHKDFGFKEAWHPATTFRFIHTQKDFALYKHFASLPKRDSGSYLMVGKGYGRVDIGSEDLVPGSYTLRVSVAAIEREPAHRRYIDIGHPQIQTGWQFGLFPGKPIATRQVTGTMDKPQIIEVPIEIDSNTTKEFSVQEKQHNDSVKASWGTIGEYAKKNGYGIPPAIWIDWLELEGPHPPKKTPASQMDWWVQNSSSLNESDRARKILKQFSAKAFRGVAAEKDYLDGLVNIFKLRRSAGESFDVAIRKPLSIILASPGFLYFNESSTGEGRRKLNDRELAVRLSYFLWSSPPDEELMSLAAKKQLTKPDVLNRQVLRLIADSRADKFVSGFLHQWLDMERLDFFQFDTTLYREFDDATREASRQEVYKSFAYLMRNNKAGQIAKLLNSDYVIINALLATYYGIEGVTGDEYRKVNLPKSSPRGGLLGMAAIHAMGSDGAESSPVERGAWVLRHLLNEPPPPAPANVPQLSAVKGQNLTTRQKLLAHQAEPQCASCHRKIDPIGFGLENFDPVGKWRDMEFAVLSGGKRKVQSKKGHKIDPAGAFHNGPAFKDYFAMRELIGKRETDFAQGFTEHLIEYALGRPFGFTDQDLVNKILNSAKSNDYKISSFIQALVSSEAFHQK, from the coding sequence ATGAAGAAATTTCTTATATCTTTATCCTTGCTAGGAACCTATAGTTTACAGGCTGAAAAGGCCGCCCTCCCTGAAAAGAATTTTGACTTCCTAGCCAATTATTGTCTCAATTGTCATGGTGAAGAAAAGGAAGAAGGTAATGTAAATCTTGAGGATTTGGATTTTAATATTCAAACGCTCCAAGGAGCAGAAACCTGGCAAAAGGTTCTCAATGCACTCAATTCTGGAGAGATGCCCCCTGAAGATAAAAAACAGCCAAAAAGCCATGAGAAAGCCGACTTTTTAGACGACCTTTCCAAGACTATGGTGACGGCACGCAAAGCGTTATCAGATTCCGGTGGTAAAATCACCATGAAGCGTCTCAATCGCCGCGAGTATCAAAATACTATCAAAGAATTGACTGGAGCTACAGTTGATGTGGATACATTACCCACTGACGAAAGTGCGGGCAGATTTGATACCGTGGGTTCTTCACAGTTTATTTCCAGTGATCAATTCGAAACCTACCTCAAATTGGGACGTTCGGCAATCGATGAAATGTTTCTTCGCCAAAGTGTAGCTCAGGAGAAATCTAAGCTTTACCGAGTCGAACCGGAGAAGGTGTTTAACCCTCAAATAGATAAATTTATTCAAAGTAAGGAAAAGACTTATGCTCAGTTTAGGAAGTGGCAAAAGGTTGTTGATGAGCTGGCCAAGGCTCCCGAAAATAAAGAAATCGTAGAAAATATTTATAAGCAAAAGCCTAAAAATAAAAAACTTCCGCGTGAATACGATTTGTATCATAGTGCCCATAAATTGAAAGGTGCCCCCAATCACAAAGATTTTGGTTTTAAAGAAGCCTGGCATCCGGCGACAACATTTCGTTTTATTCATACTCAGAAGGACTTTGCCCTCTACAAACATTTTGCCTCTTTACCTAAACGCGATAGCGGTTCTTACCTGATGGTTGGTAAAGGTTATGGACGTGTTGATATTGGATCAGAGGACTTAGTCCCGGGTAGCTATACTTTACGTGTTAGCGTGGCTGCAATTGAGCGCGAACCTGCACATCGGCGTTATATCGATATAGGTCACCCGCAGATTCAAACAGGCTGGCAATTCGGTTTATTTCCAGGAAAACCGATTGCCACACGACAAGTCACAGGAACTATGGATAAGCCACAGATCATTGAAGTCCCTATTGAAATAGATTCTAATACAACTAAAGAGTTTAGCGTACAGGAGAAGCAGCATAATGACAGCGTGAAGGCGAGCTGGGGAACTATTGGTGAGTATGCCAAGAAAAACGGCTACGGCATTCCTCCGGCAATCTGGATTGATTGGCTAGAGCTGGAAGGGCCTCATCCTCCTAAGAAGACTCCTGCATCGCAAATGGATTGGTGGGTTCAAAATAGCAGTTCCTTAAATGAAAGCGATCGTGCTCGTAAAATTCTCAAGCAGTTCAGTGCAAAAGCTTTTCGCGGCGTAGCTGCTGAAAAGGATTACCTAGATGGCTTGGTAAATATATTTAAGCTCCGCCGTTCTGCTGGTGAAAGTTTTGATGTCGCTATCCGTAAGCCTCTTAGTATTATTTTAGCCTCACCGGGTTTTCTTTATTTTAATGAATCCAGTACGGGAGAGGGGCGTCGTAAACTCAATGATCGCGAGCTTGCTGTGCGCCTGTCTTACTTCCTCTGGAGCTCGCCTCCCGATGAGGAACTCATGAGCCTAGCTGCAAAGAAGCAACTCACTAAGCCAGATGTATTGAACCGCCAGGTCTTACGCCTCATCGCAGATTCCCGTGCAGACAAATTTGTCTCCGGTTTTCTTCATCAATGGTTAGATATGGAACGCCTCGATTTTTTTCAATTCGATACCACCCTCTATCGTGAATTTGATGATGCCACCCGCGAGGCCTCACGCCAGGAAGTCTACAAAAGTTTTGCCTACCTTATGCGCAATAACAAAGCAGGGCAAATTGCTAAACTCTTAAACAGCGATTACGTCATTATAAATGCACTGCTGGCAACCTACTATGGTATTGAAGGTGTGACCGGCGATGAATACCGTAAAGTCAATTTACCGAAAAGCTCTCCCAGAGGCGGACTTCTCGGTATGGCGGCGATTCATGCCATGGGCAGCGATGGGGCTGAAAGCAGCCCAGTTGAGCGTGGTGCCTGGGTTTTGCGTCACTTGCTTAATGAACCACCACCACCGGCTCCGGCAAATGTACCTCAGCTCTCGGCTGTTAAAGGACAAAACCTGACGACGCGTCAAAAACTTTTAGCGCACCAGGCTGAACCTCAATGTGCTAGCTGTCATAGAAAGATTGACCCCATCGGTTTTGGCCTAGAAAATTTTGATCCCGTGGGGAAATGGCGTGACATGGAATTTGCAGTTTTGAGTGGAGGTAAACGTAAAGTCCAAAGTAAGAAAGGACATAAAATTGATCCGGCCGGGGCATTCCATAATGGGCCCGCCTTTAAGGACTACTTTGCGATGCGTGAACTTATTGGCAAACGCGAAACAGACTTTGCCCAAGGCTTCACCGAACATTTGATTGAATATGCCTTGGGGCGTCCTTTTGGCTTTACCGATCAGGACCTAGTCAATAAAATCCTTAACTCAGCTAAGTCAAATGACTACAAAATCAGCTCTTTTATTCAGGCTTTAGTGAGTAGCGAAGCCTTCCATCAAAAATAA